In the genome of Enterococcus hirae ATCC 9790, one region contains:
- a CDS encoding PepSY domain-containing protein — MYSEECESNNFKNGLAIGIGLGLISGITSMVLYQRKKTLSADQVLEQVKESFLKEGSIEGSWISFEKEPTRKFAIHSKAYRGGISRLEDGEIICYEFLADAYTGTVLEISRKKNELI, encoded by the coding sequence ATGTATTCTGAAGAATGTGAGTCAAATAATTTTAAAAACGGTCTTGCTATAGGTATCGGACTTGGTTTAATCAGTGGCATCACTTCAATGGTTTTGTATCAACGTAAGAAAACGTTATCAGCTGATCAAGTCTTAGAACAAGTCAAAGAATCATTCTTAAAAGAAGGCTCCATCGAGGGGTCTTGGATCTCATTTGAAAAAGAACCGACTAGAAAATTTGCGATCCATTCCAAAGCTTATCGTGGAGGGATTTCCCGCCTGGAAGATGGCGAAATCATTTGCTACGAATTTTTAGCGGATGCGTATACCGGCACCGTGTTAGAGATTTCAAGAAAAAAGAATGAATTGATTTAA